The Acidobacteriota bacterium genome contains the following window.
TCGAGCCGCTCGTCGTCCGGATATTTGTCGATGAAAAGCTGGTAACGCTTCGTCGCTTCCTTCGGACGCACAACTCGTCCATAAGCCGATGCCGCCTGGAGCAGAGCATCTTTCGCTGCCGTACTTTGTGGATACTGCTCGATCACGCGTTCGTACCATTTCAAAGCCTCAACAAAATTGGCCTGCTGGGCAAAGCCGCGTCCAATCTGAAAGACCGCATTCGCCGCATTCGTTCCGGTACCAAAGTTCGCGATCAAGGCTTCGTAATGAAGGCGAGCGTCCGCAAATTCGCGATTGAATTGATAGACATTCGCCCGCCGAAAATGCTCAGCCTCGGCAAGCGCAGGAGCCTTTTTACCTTTTTCACCACCATCGATGGCATCCAGATCGCGCACCGCGATCAGCGCAATATCGTCGGGCTGTGCGGCATTCGGAACGGAATCGAGCAGCGCCGCGAAAGCGTCGTGCGCCTGCTGTGTCTGCCCGTTTCGGAAATAGGCCTCGGCGAGCAGTCCTTTTGTTTCCCGGTCGGTCGCAATATCCACAGCCTTGGTCGTATCCCGAGGAGAACTGCTCAGGATCCTTATTGTTTCCCCATAATTCCCAACTTCGAAGCTGTTGCGGGCGAGCCGATAGACCGCAGCTTTTGCCGCCAAACTTTCAGGGGTGAACATTTGGATCTCATTCAGATAAATTCGTTCGAGGAGCAAATTCCCGGTCGAACGAGCGATCTGCGCAAGGTGTTTTAGAGCGTATGGCTTAAGTGGGGAATTCCGATCTGCAACCGTCCGGTATGTGGACATCGCAAGAGCGAGATCGCCGGTCGATTCTGCCATTCGGGCAAGCAGGTAGTCGTGATCTTTAGTGTTGAACGCGGCCACGTCGCTTGTCCGCAGGTTCAGAAGTTCCGTGAGTGCCGTGTCGTAACTCCTGGATTCTACCGCCTGCGAGATCTTTTTTTCTGCTTCGGCAATATTCTGCGAAAAGGTGAGGTTCACGCATAGCAGAATTAGCAGAGATCGGGCGAAAGAGCGTTTCATTAGCCCTGATTTTAGCAAAGTTTCGGCACATACGTTAAAATCAAAAAATACATATGACAGCAAGAATTTTAAGCGGCAAGGTCATCGCGGATCTAATAAAATCCGAGGTTGCGAGTGAGGTTTCTGATCTTCGTGAGATACACGGATTTTCCCCGTGCCTCGTCGTCGTGCGTGTCGGTGAAGATGCGGCTTCCTCAGTTTATGTCGGCAGCAAGGTGCGAACGGCGGAGGAACTTGGCATCATTTCCGAGCATCTCCATTTTCCGGCTGAAACGACCCAGGAAAAGATCATTGCGGTCGTCGAAGAATTGAACGCCCGCAATGATGTTGACGGAATTCTCGTCCAGCTTCCGCTGCCGAAACACATCGAGGAACGCGAGATCCTCGAACGGATCGATCCTGCCAAAGATGTAGATGGCTTTCACCCGATCAACGCCGGACGTCTGACGCAGGGCTATCCGGCGCTCGCTCCGTGCACTCCGGCGGGCGTGATCGAAATTCTGAGGCGTTCTGACATTGAGATCGCCGGCAAACACGCCGTCATCGTCGGACGCAGCAACATCGTCGGCAAGCCGATGGCGATGCTGTTGCTCAAGGAAAACGCTACGGTCACCATTTGCCATTCGCGTACCAAAGATCTGCCCGCGATCACGCGGCAGGCTGACATTCTGGTCGCCGCGATCGGCCGCGCGGGTTTTATCCGCGCCGAACACATTGGCGAAGGTGCGACGGTGATCGATGTCGGTATAAACAATTTTTCCGACGCGGCGACAGCGAACGAGATGTTCCCCGCAGAAGATCTCGAAAAACGCCTCGCAACGATCGAAAAGCGTGGATCCACTCTTGTCGGTGACGTAAATCCAAGGGATGCGATGGAAAAGGCCGCGAACTTCACGCCCGTTCCCGGCGGGGTCGGGCTATTGACGGTCGCAATGCTGATGAAGAATACGGTCGAGGCAGCGAGGGTGAGAAGAAGATTAGATTAGCCGCGGAAAAGCTCAAAGATACAAAAAATAGATCCTTTTTTGCGCTTTTTTGCCTCCTTGCGGCAAGTAAAAATATGAACTTTGAAGAATATCAAAAAGAAGCAAGCCAGACGGCTCTTTACCCTCGCCGGATGGAAAACCTCGAATACCCGACTCTCGGGCTGACGGGTGAGGCGGGCGAAGTAGCGAATATCGTCAAGAAGATCCAACGCGATCACGGCGGAGTTATTACCGACGAAACCCGGCTGAAACTAAAGGACGAACTCGGTGACGTTCTATGGTACATCTCAGCCTGCGCCGACGAACTAGGATTGACCTTGGCCGAGATCGCCGAATATAACGTTGGTAAACTGGCGGAGCGGCATGGAAGATAGCCTTCGGCTACTAGCTTTCAGTTCTCAGCTATTTCGGAAATAATTCGAATGCTCACAGTCGGCCTCACAGGCTCTATTGCGGTTGGCAAGTCGTTTGTTTGCAGCGTTTTTCGCGAACTTGGCTGCCATATTCTCGATGCCGATCAGACGGCGCGTGATGTGGTGGCGGTTGGGACCGAGGGGCTCAGCGAGATCGTCCGGCAGTTTGGCGGGGATGTTTTGCAAGCCGATGGATCACTCGATCGCAAAAAAATGGCGGGAATCGTTTTTTCCGGGGAGGAAAAGCGGCTTTTGCTGAATTCGATCATTCATCCACGCGTTTTTGATGCTCAAAACGATTGGATCAAAAATGTGGCTGCAATGGATCCGAACGGCATCGCGATCATCGACGCGGCCCTTACGATCGAGTCTGGCGGTTACAAGCGCTTCGACAAACTAATTGTCGTTTGGTGCGAAAGCGCGATACAATTGGAACGGCTGATGTTACGCGATAATTTGAGCGAAACAGACGCCCGGAAACGCATCGCCGCCCAGATGCCGCAGGAAGAGAAAAAACGGTTTGCCCAATACCTGATCGACACCTCCCGCGGCTTCGAAGAGACCCGCGAGCAGGTGGTCGAAGTATTCCAAGAGTTGAGCTCCATCAAGTAGTTTTCTAATGAGGAAAGCGGCTCGAAAATTCCCGAAGGCAATTAAGTTTGTCCGTCTTGGACCGACCGCTCTTGTCGCGCTTTTGGCTCTGCTGTTAACCGCTTGTTCTGAGCTTCAGCAGCCAAAGGTCGAGCCATTTTTTGCCCAAACCGTCCCGCCGCCAAAGCAGGAACTCCGCTGGAGCAACGGCAAAACGCCAAGATCGCTCGACCCGGCGAAAGCCTCAGCCGCACCGGAAACCGACATTGTTCGAGCAGCCTATGAAGGGCTGACCGACCTTGACAGCAAGAGTTTGCACGAAATACCCGGCGTTGCCGAGAAATGGGAATCGAGCGACGATCTAAAAACCTGGACCTTCACGCTGCGAAAGGACGCCCGCTGGTCCAACAACGAGCGTGTAACGGCAACGGATTTTGTCGCTTCGTGGAAGCGTCTTGCCGCCCTTCAGGACAAGCTATCGACCGCCTATCTGTTCCAAAACATCGTTGGAATGGAAGCGAAAACGGAGACTGACAATGGTGCTCCTACTGACTTTCTGCAGGCCGTTCCGTCGGAAAATACCGTCAGCGGTGAAATGATCCGGAGTGCCGAGATCGTGCCAAAAACTCAAATGGCGATCCCGCAGCCGACCGCAAAACCCGCCGAGACGCCTCAGGCTCCGGTAGTAAAAGCAACACCTGCCACACCACAGTTTGGCGTTGAAGCCCTCGATGATCTTACGTTAAAGATATCGCTTGTCCTGCCGGACAGGGATTTTCCAAAGCTTGTTGCGAATCCCATTTTCCGGCCTGTTTATCAGGGTACCGCAGGTGATGAAGGCCCGCGTATCGATCCGGCGACGGTGACGAACGGAGCGTTCAAGATAACGAAGGTCGCTGAGGATGGTATTTCTATGGAACGCTCGGAAACCTACTGGAATCGTAAAGCCATTGCTCTCGAACGCGTGCGTTTTGTCGCCGCGAGTTCGGCCGAAAATGCGCTCAACGCTTACAAAAAAGGCGAAGTCGATGTGATCACGAACGCTTCATTCGAGCCCCTGGCCTTGAAATTGCTCACGCCTTACGAAGATTTCCGCCGCACGGCCCACAGTGCTCTCAATTTTTACGAATTCAACGAGACAAAAGCTCCTTACAATGACCGCCGCGTCCGCGAGGCTTTGGCAGTGGCGATCGACCGGGCAAAGCTGACCGATGGCGACCTCGAGGGAATGAATCAGCCAGCGTATTCATTCTTTCCGCTCGGCGAGACGCGTAAAGAGCCGCTTGCTCTCGACACAGCTAAGGCAAAGCAGCTGCTTGAAAAGGCCGGCTTCCCAAATGGCGAAGGTTTCCCGCGGATCCGCCTCGTCATCAATCGCAATGACGTCCAGCAGCGTGTCGCCCGTTCGGTCGCCCGCATGTGGAAGCAGAATCTAAACCTTGACACCGTGATCACCGTAAAAGAGTCGTCCGAGATCGATGAGATCAAAAAAAGCGGTGAGTACGACCTGCTGAGACGCGGCGTTGTTCTGCCGGCGAATGACGAACTTGTCAATATCGAATCCGTTCTTGGTTCAGCGGAAAAAACGCAGATCGAAAAAACTCCGGCTGAGATCAAGGCCGAGGCTGAGAGCCTCCTCGAAGAAAAGCGGTTGTCGGACCCCGGAACATCGCCCGAAGGCGGGCCGTTTGACCTGAATGATACTGAGCCGCCGGTCGAAAAGCCCGAAGGATCGCCGATCCTCAGTGAGGCTGATGTGGTTTACGAACTAAAGGTTATCCCACTTTATTTTCCGACATCTTACTCTCTCGTGAAGCCTTACATTCGGGGATTTGAGATGAACGCCCTTGACGCGCATTCACTAAAAGAGGTTAGTATAGACAACAACTGGCAGCCGCGATCTGGGCGGTAGTTTTACACTGACGGTCTATAAAGCAACGACAATTGGTCCGTTTTTCCTGCGATCCTTATGTTGAGACATAGAATTGGCAGAATGCGTAACGCGTTCGCATTATTTGCGATAGGCGTGCTTTTGTCCGCGTGTACGCCGCCTGGCGGCGGCCGCTATTTTGGAAAAACTGTCGCGCCCACCGATAACGTTCTCCGCTACGTCAGCGGCTCGGAACCCGAGACGCTCGACCCGCACGTGTCGTCCGGCCAGCCCGAGGCCCGCGTTTACATGGCCCTTTACGAGGGCCTCGTAGAATACGGCCCAAAAGATCTGCAGCCGATACCCGCGATCGCTCAAAGTTGGGAGATTAGCGCGGACGTGGACGAATTTGTTTTTCACTTGCGCGACAATGCGAAATTCAGTGACGGTACGCCGATCACGGCTAATGATTTCGTTTATAGTTTTCGCCGCGGATTTGCCCCGGCGACGATTTCTTCATCGACGGAACTGGGTTTCTTTATAAAGTATGCTGAGGGGTTCAACACCGGTCAGGTCTTTGTTAGAAAGGGCGACTCATTCCTTTTAGCCAGGGATTTTAAGGGCGAGGAAAAACTCGGAAGCACCATCGGGCCCGAGAGCGCATTCCATACCTTTCAGCATTCGCCGACGCGGCTGATGCTTGATGGCGATGAGAAGAAACGTGCAAAGCAGCTCGATGCCGATCCAAAACTTAAGGCGGCGGTCGACGGGGCTGAATTCGTCCCGGTCAAAGGCGAGGATATTGGCGTCGAGGCCATCGATGATCACACGCTTCGCATAACGCTGCGCCAGAGTGCACCATTCTTTGTCGGTTTACTGGCTCATCAGTTTTTCCGCGTGGTGCCGAGACAGGCCATCGATAAATGGGGCAAAGACTGGACAAAACCGAAGAATATTGTGAGCAGCGGGCCTTTTCGTTTGAAAGAACATCGGCCGTACGATGCTCTGGTCCTGGAAAAGGACCCAAATTACTGGGACGCGGCCAATGTTCATCTGGATGGTATCGCTCTCTATCCGATCGAAGAAAATTCAACGATCCTCAACCTCTACAAAGCCGGTTCCATTGACGCGTTTCTTAATCACTCGGTTGTGACGTCGTGGATCGGCGAGGTTAAGAATTACAAAGACGAATACCTTAATTTTCCGGAGGGCTCCACCGCGTACTACAGCATGAACATCCGGAAGGCGCCCTTCGACAACGTAAAGGTGCGTAAGGCGTTTGCAATGGCGGTTGACCGCGTCGCTCTTTCAAATTTTCGGATAATCACAAAACCGCTTTACGACATAACGCCGGCGGGCATCTTTCCCGCATATGACAAGGCCCGTGAAAAGATAAGCGAGGAGGTCAGAAAAGAGCGCGGAGTGCCGCCCGAGGAATGGGCCAAAAATAATAAATTTGACGCCGACGGGGCTCGTAAAATGCTTACCGATGCGGGTTTTCCAGTAGAGAAAAGCGGTGACGGCTTTGTCTGCCCGACGTTTCCCACGGATACTGTTTCGCTGATGTTCAATACGAACGAGAGTAATAAATCGGTCGCCGAATTCGTCCAGGCGCAGTGGAAACAGAATCTGGGTGTCACCGTTCCGTTGAAAAGTCAGGAGTTCAAGACATTCTTGAAGGATCGTCATGAGGTAAACTACACTGGCTTTGCCCAAAGTCTCTGGTCGGGCGACTATATGGATCCGTACACGTTTATCTCGCTTCATTACGGCTATCCTAATAACGGCGATTCCGGTTTCAACGATCCTAAGTTCAACAAGATGCTCGACGACGCCAATGCCGAGCTTGATGCGACAAAGCGGTTTGAAATGCTCGCACGGGCGGAATTTTATCTAATGGAACAGCAGCCATCCGTCCCGCTAACCACGAACGCGACGAACTGGATGAAGAAACCGTACGTCAAAGGTATGTACCCAAATCCTGGAACGCTCTTGCCGTGGAAATTTGTTTACATTGAGCGAGATCCGGCCAAATGGGACACGGATGTCGAAAATATCCTTTCGCACAGCGATCCTCAGGTTGATAAACAGCTGCAGGATCTGATGAGTACGCAAAAGGCAGCGGCGAAGTAAAAGATTATAGATGCTTAGTTTTATCCTACGCAGATTGCTGGTCATTATCCCCATGGCTCTCGTTGTTGTGACGTTGACGTGGGGATTGATCCGTGTCGCTCCGGGAAATTTCTACACGGCTGAGAAAAAGCTGCCGCCGGCGGTCGAGGCGACGATCCGTAAGAAATATGGGCTCGATAAACCCTGGTACACGCAGTACGGGATAATGATGTCAAACATCATTCGCGGCGATTTTGGCGATTCGCTGAAGTATCAGGGCCAGTCGGTCAACGAGATCATCTGGCGGCATCTGCCATATTCGGCGACTATCGGTATTCTTGGTTATCTGCTGGCGCTGCTCTTGGGGCTTTCGGCGGGAACAGTAGCGGCTTTGCGGCAAAATTCTTCGTTCGATTACGGTTCCATGGGGCTAGCGATGCTCGGCCTTTCGATACCTAATTTCGTGCTCGGGCCGCTGTTCGTTCTGATATTTTCTTTCTGGTTCTACCTGCTGCCGCCGGCTCGGTGGAACGGCATTTCCTCGCTCATCTTGCCGGTGTGTACGCTCGCGGGAATTTATGCAGCTTACATAGCGCGCCTGACCCGTGCCGGAATGCTCGAGGTAATGCGATCAGATTACATCCGAACGGCCCGGGCGAAGGGCCTGAGCGACTGGTCAGTGCTGCTGCGCCACGCTATCCGCGGCGGCTTGATCCCGGTAGTTTCTTTCACGGGCCCGGCACTCGCCGCTTTGCTCGCGGGAACGGTCGTGGTCGAAAAGGTGTTCGCGATCCCCGGCCTCGGCAACGTGTTTATTCAAGCGGTTTTCAACCGCGATGAGCCGCTAATACTTGGAGTGGTCGCTTTTTTGTCGATTATGATCATGGTTTTTAATCTGATAGTCGACGTGACATACGGATTTTTGGATCCGCGGATCCGCTACGAATAGATATGCCGGACGAAGTCCAAATAATAAAAGGCACATCACTTTGGCGTGACGCCTGGAAACGGCTGCTGCGGAACAAACTCGCGGTCTTCGGCCTGGTCGTGCTTGGCGTGCTGCTGGTTGGCGTGACAATTGGACCGTCGATCATCTATTGGACGACCGGATATACGTACGATCTTATTCCGACGGACCGTGCCCTGGTCAGAGCAATGCCGCCGTCGTTCAAGCACCTGATGGGCACAGATGATGCCGGGCGCGATATTTTCGCACGTGTACTGCAGGGCGGACGCATTTCACTGATCGTCGGATTGATCTCGACGACGGTTTCGCTCATCGTCGGTGTTTCGTACGGAGCGGTCGCGGGATTTCTAGGCGGCCGGGCCGATAACATCATGATGCGGATCGTCGATATTTTCTACTCGATCCCGTACATTTTGATCGTCATCGTTTTGCTAAGCGTTTTTGGCGGAGCGGGAACCCCGGCATGGATAAAGTTCCTTTCGGAAACTTTTGGCGGGGCGGGAAATCAGGCTTTAAGCCAGATATTCCTTCTGTTCTTCGCCCTCGGGCTGGTTTCCTGGCTGACGATGGCTCGGGTGGTTCGCGGGCAGATACTGAGCCTTAAAAATCAGGAATTCGTCATGGCGGCACGAGCGACCGGCGTTTCAAATTTCGGCATTATCTTTCGTCATCTGATCCCGAACGCCCTCGGCCCGGTGATCGTTTACGCGACGCTGACGGTGCCGAGCGTGATGCTGAGCGAGGCATTTCTGTCGTTCCTTGGGCTCGGCGTTCAGCCGCCGTTCGCGTCGTGGGGCAGCCTTGCCGCAGACGGTATCAAGAATGTGGCGATATTCCCGTGGCAGCTGATCTTTCCGGGGTTGACGA
Protein-coding sequences here:
- a CDS encoding peptide ABC transporter substrate-binding protein, whose translation is MRKAARKFPKAIKFVRLGPTALVALLALLLTACSELQQPKVEPFFAQTVPPPKQELRWSNGKTPRSLDPAKASAAPETDIVRAAYEGLTDLDSKSLHEIPGVAEKWESSDDLKTWTFTLRKDARWSNNERVTATDFVASWKRLAALQDKLSTAYLFQNIVGMEAKTETDNGAPTDFLQAVPSENTVSGEMIRSAEIVPKTQMAIPQPTAKPAETPQAPVVKATPATPQFGVEALDDLTLKISLVLPDRDFPKLVANPIFRPVYQGTAGDEGPRIDPATVTNGAFKITKVAEDGISMERSETYWNRKAIALERVRFVAASSAENALNAYKKGEVDVITNASFEPLALKLLTPYEDFRRTAHSALNFYEFNETKAPYNDRRVREALAVAIDRAKLTDGDLEGMNQPAYSFFPLGETRKEPLALDTAKAKQLLEKAGFPNGEGFPRIRLVINRNDVQQRVARSVARMWKQNLNLDTVITVKESSEIDEIKKSGEYDLLRRGVVLPANDELVNIESVLGSAEKTQIEKTPAEIKAEAESLLEEKRLSDPGTSPEGGPFDLNDTEPPVEKPEGSPILSEADVVYELKVIPLYFPTSYSLVKPYIRGFEMNALDAHSLKEVSIDNNWQPRSGR
- a CDS encoding nucleoside triphosphate pyrophosphohydrolase family protein, coding for MNFEEYQKEASQTALYPRRMENLEYPTLGLTGEAGEVANIVKKIQRDHGGVITDETRLKLKDELGDVLWYISACADELGLTLAEIAEYNVGKLAERHGR
- a CDS encoding ABC transporter permease; protein product: MLSFILRRLLVIIPMALVVVTLTWGLIRVAPGNFYTAEKKLPPAVEATIRKKYGLDKPWYTQYGIMMSNIIRGDFGDSLKYQGQSVNEIIWRHLPYSATIGILGYLLALLLGLSAGTVAALRQNSSFDYGSMGLAMLGLSIPNFVLGPLFVLIFSFWFYLLPPARWNGISSLILPVCTLAGIYAAYIARLTRAGMLEVMRSDYIRTARAKGLSDWSVLLRHAIRGGLIPVVSFTGPALAALLAGTVVVEKVFAIPGLGNVFIQAVFNRDEPLILGVVAFLSIMIMVFNLIVDVTYGFLDPRIRYE
- a CDS encoding ABC transporter permease; its protein translation is MPDEVQIIKGTSLWRDAWKRLLRNKLAVFGLVVLGVLLVGVTIGPSIIYWTTGYTYDLIPTDRALVRAMPPSFKHLMGTDDAGRDIFARVLQGGRISLIVGLISTTVSLIVGVSYGAVAGFLGGRADNIMMRIVDIFYSIPYILIVIVLLSVFGGAGTPAWIKFLSETFGGAGNQALSQIFLLFFALGLVSWLTMARVVRGQILSLKNQEFVMAARATGVSNFGIIFRHLIPNALGPVIVYATLTVPSVMLSEAFLSFLGLGVQPPFASWGSLAADGIKNVAIFPWQLIFPGLTMALTLFSLNFLGDGIRDALDPQTRKF
- a CDS encoding peptide ABC transporter substrate-binding protein translates to MRNAFALFAIGVLLSACTPPGGGRYFGKTVAPTDNVLRYVSGSEPETLDPHVSSGQPEARVYMALYEGLVEYGPKDLQPIPAIAQSWEISADVDEFVFHLRDNAKFSDGTPITANDFVYSFRRGFAPATISSSTELGFFIKYAEGFNTGQVFVRKGDSFLLARDFKGEEKLGSTIGPESAFHTFQHSPTRLMLDGDEKKRAKQLDADPKLKAAVDGAEFVPVKGEDIGVEAIDDHTLRITLRQSAPFFVGLLAHQFFRVVPRQAIDKWGKDWTKPKNIVSSGPFRLKEHRPYDALVLEKDPNYWDAANVHLDGIALYPIEENSTILNLYKAGSIDAFLNHSVVTSWIGEVKNYKDEYLNFPEGSTAYYSMNIRKAPFDNVKVRKAFAMAVDRVALSNFRIITKPLYDITPAGIFPAYDKAREKISEEVRKERGVPPEEWAKNNKFDADGARKMLTDAGFPVEKSGDGFVCPTFPTDTVSLMFNTNESNKSVAEFVQAQWKQNLGVTVPLKSQEFKTFLKDRHEVNYTGFAQSLWSGDYMDPYTFISLHYGYPNNGDSGFNDPKFNKMLDDANAELDATKRFEMLARAEFYLMEQQPSVPLTTNATNWMKKPYVKGMYPNPGTLLPWKFVYIERDPAKWDTDVENILSHSDPQVDKQLQDLMSTQKAAAK
- a CDS encoding bifunctional 5,10-methylenetetrahydrofolate dehydrogenase/5,10-methenyltetrahydrofolate cyclohydrolase; translation: MTARILSGKVIADLIKSEVASEVSDLREIHGFSPCLVVVRVGEDAASSVYVGSKVRTAEELGIISEHLHFPAETTQEKIIAVVEELNARNDVDGILVQLPLPKHIEEREILERIDPAKDVDGFHPINAGRLTQGYPALAPCTPAGVIEILRRSDIEIAGKHAVIVGRSNIVGKPMAMLLLKENATVTICHSRTKDLPAITRQADILVAAIGRAGFIRAEHIGEGATVIDVGINNFSDAATANEMFPAEDLEKRLATIEKRGSTLVGDVNPRDAMEKAANFTPVPGGVGLLTVAMLMKNTVEAARVRRRLD
- a CDS encoding dephospho-CoA kinase, which codes for MLTVGLTGSIAVGKSFVCSVFRELGCHILDADQTARDVVAVGTEGLSEIVRQFGGDVLQADGSLDRKKMAGIVFSGEEKRLLLNSIIHPRVFDAQNDWIKNVAAMDPNGIAIIDAALTIESGGYKRFDKLIVVWCESAIQLERLMLRDNLSETDARKRIAAQMPQEEKKRFAQYLIDTSRGFEETREQVVEVFQELSSIK